From Panthera tigris isolate Pti1 chromosome D3, P.tigris_Pti1_mat1.1, whole genome shotgun sequence, one genomic window encodes:
- the CNDP2 gene encoding cytosolic non-specific dipeptidase isoform X2 codes for MTDLILLMGSLMDKKGKILIPGISEAVAPVTEEELALYDKIDFDLDEYTRDVGAETLLHGCKKDILMHRWRYPSLSLHGIEGAFSGSGAKTVIPRKVVGKFSIRLVPNMTPEVVSEQVTSYLTKKFAELHSPNKFKVYMGHGGKPWVSDFNHPHYMAGRRALKTVFGVEPDLTREGGSIPVTLTFQEATGKNVMLLPVGSADDGAHSQNEKLNRLNYIEGTKMLAAYLYEVSQLEK; via the exons ATGACGGATCTCATCTTGCTGATGG GCTCTCTGATGGACAAGAAGGGAAAGATCCTCATCCCAGGCATCAGTGAGGCGGTGGCCCCCGTGACCGAGGAGGAGCTGGCACTCTACGACAAGATCGACTTTGACCTGGACGAGTACACCAGGGACGTGGGGGCAGAGACTCTGCTGCACGGGTGCAAg AAAGACATCCTGATGCACAGATGGCGGTACCCGTCCCTCTCCCTCCACGGGATTGAAGGCGCCTTTTCTGGGTCGGGGGCCAAGACTGTGATCCCTAGGAAAGTGGTGGGCAAGTTCTCCATCAGGCTCGTGCCGAACATGACTCCTGAAGTTGTGAGCGAGCAG GTTACGAGCTACCTGACGAAGAAATTTGCTGAACTGCACAGCCCCAACAAGTTCAAGGTGTACATGGGCCACGGTGGGAAACCCTGGGTGTCGGACTTCAATCACCCTCATTACATGGCTGGGAGAAGAGCCCTGAAAACAG TGTTTGGTGTCGAGCCGGACTTGACCAGGGAAGGTGGCAGTATTCCTGTGACTTTGACCTTTCAGGAAGCCACAGGGAAGAATGTTATGCTGCTGCCTGTGGGTTCAGCCGATGATGGCGCCCACTCCCAGAACGAGAAACTCAACAG GCTTAACTACATAGAAGGAACCAAGATGCTGGCTGCGTACCTGTATGAGGTGTCTCAGCTGGAGAAGTGA